One stretch of Pieris brassicae chromosome 8, ilPieBrab1.1, whole genome shotgun sequence DNA includes these proteins:
- the LOC123713306 gene encoding uncharacterized protein LOC123713306: MAFDAFDPLQNVTVNFTEDQLSEIKEWFETTAKPRLIINEGNPINVVTIEEFRDFLGKKKFHRRSFHYPSYGEIMEEAENLKAGITRMLMYDQVVYMLNKWTMLPDLKHELQLAFKVFDTENRNFLDIEELKMIITGYGNVFNESETIEMLRDANVSGNGNVFYNNFVDSLFSLAPELKEIKAEYLYEDPEEDPSVPPEPVIEKIVPTPTQNITEGAQSTPGEAAQPAPQNPLTDKKKEKKK, encoded by the exons atggcTTTCGATGCATTTGATCCTTTACAAAATGTAACAGTTAATTTCACAGAAGATCAATTATCAGAAATAAAAGAATGGTTTGAGACAACTGCAAAACCAAGACTAATAATAAACGAAGGAAATCcaataaatgttgtaacaataGAAGAATTTAGAGACTTTTTAGGAAAAAAAAA ATTTCATCGAAGAAGTTTTCACTACCCTTCTTATGGAGAAATAATGGAGGAAGCCGAAAACTTAAAAGCCGGAATAACGAGAATGTTGATGTATGATCAAGTAgtgtatatgttaaataaatggaCGATGTTGCCTGACCTTAAGCATGAATTACAACTGGCTTTCAAG GTATTTGATACAGAAAATAGAAATTTTCTGGATATTGAAGAATTAAAGATGATTATTACTGGATATGGTAATGTGTTTAATGAATCTGAAACTATAGAGATGCTGCGAGACGCAAATGTATCTGGAAATGggaatgttttttataacaattttgttGATAGTCTTTTCAGTTTAGCACCAGAGCTTAAAGAAATTAAG gcagaatatttatatgaagacCCCGAAGAAGATCCAAGTGTTCCCCCTGAGCctgttattgaaaaaatagtaCCAACCCCAACGCAAAACATAACTGAGGGGGCACAATCTACTCCTGGAGAAGCAGCCCAACCCGCTCCACAGAATCCTTTAACCgataaaaagaaagaaaaaaagaaatga
- the LOC123713169 gene encoding FAS-associated factor 2: MNLEDNAMGLTTEQTDKILQFQDLTGIEDMSICRDVLQRHQWDLEVAIQEQLNIREGRPSVFATEARAPPVVHDHIAQQVFTDDSPEGPGGVTGLFRYVVNLVVSVCYSTISSVLNLLLSFIRNDDRRLVTDPLGDVMGFINSYTTRYNSHPVFYQGTYAQALNDAKNELRFLIVYLHSESAAETQNFCRNTLSDHDVISFINTHALFWGCSVDTSEGWRVAQSVGGRRYPLLCLVCVRDHRMTVVARSEGSCSPQQLINRLQRIVSENEPYLNAARADRVEREVTARLRASQDEAYAESLAADQEKERRRAAEREARAQREQDDLNKRQQEERRKQEVIEARETMAAQLPEEPKAGPEAIALLIRLPTGERLTRRFLFAHTTQDLYDFVFSHPQSPEEFEITTNFPKRAISRGPSKLIDVGLKDRDVLFVNDVNA; this comes from the exons atgAATCTAGAAGATAATGCTATGGGTTTAACCACTGAACAAACTGACAAAATACTGCAGTTTCAAGATTTAACAGGTATTGAAGATATGTCAATATGTAGAGATGTATTGCAAAGACATCAGTGGGACTTAGAG GTAGCCATACAAGAGCAGCTAAATATAAGAGAAGGCAGACCTTCTGTGTTTGCAACTGAGGCCCGGGCTCCACCAGTAGTCCATGATCATATAGCACAACAAGTGTTTACTGATGACTCACCAGAAGGTCCTGGTGGGGTTACAGGCCTCTTCCGCTATGTAGTCAATCTAGTTGTATCTGTGTGTTATAGTACAATATCCTCTGTATTGAACTTATTGTTAAGTTTCATAAGGAATGATGATAGAAGAT TGGTAACAGATCCACTTGGTGATGTCATGGGCTTTATCAACAGTTACACCACTAGATACAATTCTCATCCTGTCTTCTACCAAGGCACATATGCTCAGGCTCTTAATGATGCCAAAAATGAACTTAGGTTCCTTATTGTATACCTACATTCAGAGTCAGCAGCAGAGACACAAAACTTTTGCAG gaATACACTGTCAGATCATGACGTGATCAGCTTTATAAACACACATGCCCTCTTTTGGGGCTGTTCTGTGGACACATCTGAGGGATGGAGAGTTGCTCAATCTGTGGGTGGGCGACGTTACCCATTGTTATGTCTAGTTTGTGTTCGCGATCACAGGATGACAGTTGTCGCTAGAAGCGAAGGCTCCTGTTCACCACAGCAACTTATTAATAGATTACAGAGAATTGTATCTGAGAATGAACCTTATTTAAACGCGGCAAGGGCTGATAG AGTGGAACGCGAAGTGACAGCACGTTTGCGTGCTTCCCAAGACGAAGCATATGCGGAGTCTTTGGCCGCTGACCAGGAGAAAGAGAGACGTCGGGCCGCCGAGAGGGAAGCCAGAGCCCAGAGGGAGCAGGACGACTTGAACAAGCGCCAGCAGGAGGAGAGGAGGAAGCAGGAG GTGATAGAAGCCCGTGAAACAATGGCTGCTCAACTTCCCGAAGAGCCCAAAGCAGGTCCTGAAGCTATAGCCCTGCTCATAAGACTGCCCACAGGCGAGAGGCTAACTCGACGATTTCTATTCGCTCACACCACTCAG GATCTATACGACTTCGTGTTCAGTCATCCACAATCGCCCGAAGAATTTGAAATAACAACTAATTTTCCAAAGCGCGCCATTTCTCGCGGTCCTTCAAAACTTATTGACGTGGGCTTGAAAGATCGTGACGTTCTATTTGTTAACGATGTCAATGCATAA
- the LOC123713825 gene encoding cytochrome b5 reductase 4 isoform X4 translates to MFCCITREKSDVSGRSGNPRNKCALQPGHSLMDWIRLGNSGKDLTGVGGRVRPVSPSELSLHNTQNDAWLAIRGRVYNITHYLPYHPGGPEELMRGAGMDATELFDKVHPWVNYDSLLAKCLVGPLSFDRPDADELFNTPLSRSDKLREPSKAQLVRKSMENLANCITPVRKKITAKSEENVKGSPPSKIMQSLIQSSDLPVSISRRAAASPAKTDKSKDTPAQLRFDWIQTSVKLIISIYTGHLTNPGGSAKLSNGTLSVEVATDGWLRIFRLVPEASLKDPLQLKMYSESGKIEVIALKSECKVWKGCGGASFSDAIRITTPMKVECRVMDVSRVTHDTSLITLAPITGPVIVPLGHHVRVHHKQSDSECIRSYTPIGDGWDNSSNEFSCLKLAVKRYESGSLSPYLTSLGLGDVIALSGSYGNFRLQQLKPVKILYLIAAGTGVTPMLSLIRFALSRSNPKCERVHLIFFNKTEEDILFKTKLEEYVQQDDRLQVLHVLSNASSTWNGLKGRISFDILNKMIPKDSNTHFACLCGPTEFTHTSVDLLKKIGVKDNSIHAFIG, encoded by the exons gCAACCCTCGAAACAAATGTGCATTGCAACCAGGCCACAGTCTTATGGACTGGATTCGTTTAGGGAATTCAGGAAAGGATTTAACAGGTGTAGGTGGACGAGTGAGACCTGTATCACCTTCGGAACTATCATTGCATAATACTCAAA ATGACGCATGGTTGGCAATACGCGGacgtgtatataatataacccaCTACTTACCTTATCACCCTGGAG gtCCCGAAGAATTGATGCGCGGAGCCGGAATGGACGCTACAGAGCTCTTCGACAAGGTCCACCCGTGGGTCAACTACGATTCCTTATTAGCAAAATGCTTGGTCGGCCCGCTGTCTTTCGATAGACCAGACGCAGACGAATTATTCAACACGCCACTGTCACGCTCCGATAAGTTACGAGAGCCTTCAAAAGCTCAGCTAGTTAGAAAATCGATGGAGAATTTAGCTAATTGCATAACGCCGGTACGGAAAAAGATCACGGCGAAGAGCGAAGAAAATGTCAAAGGAAGTCCGCCGAGCAAAATTATGCAGAGCTTAATACAGTCCAGCGATTTGCCGGTATCGATTAGCCGTAGAGCAGCGGCGAGTCCTGCCAAGACGGATAAATCTAAGGACACTCCAGCTCAATTACGCTTCGATTGGATACAGACTTCAGTGAAACTtattatctctatatatacaGGACATTTAACCAATCCCGGTGGCTCTGCGAAGTTATCAAATGGTACTCTATCCGTTGAAGTGGCGACAGATGGTTGGCTTAGAATATTTAGGCTAGTCCCCGAAGCAAGTCTTAAAGATCCCCTTcaactaaaaatgtattcagAGAGCGGGAAAATTGAg gtaATAGCATTAAAGTCCGAGTGTAAGGTATGGAAAGGGTGTGGCGGGGCGTCTTTCAGTGATGCAATACGGATAACGACGCCAATGAAGGTGGAATGTCGTGTGATGGATGTTAGTAGAGTGACACACGATACAAGTTTAATAACTCTGGCCCCAATTACCGGCCCGGTTATAGTACCACTGGGGCACCATGTCAGAGTACATCATAAGCAATCAG ATTCCGAATGTATCCGATCGTACACACCCATTGGGGACGGATGGGATAATTCAAGCAATGAATTCAGCTGCCTGAAGTTAGCTGTCAAGCGCTACGAATCAGGCAGCCTCTCACCGTATCTGACGTCATTGGGGCTTGGTGACGTCATCGCTCTGTCGGGGTCCTACGGGAATTTTCGATTGCAGCAG TTAAAGCCtgtgaaaatattatacctCATAGCGGCGGGGACCGGCGTAACTCCAATGTTATCTTTAATACGCTTCGCGTTATCAAGGTCGAATCCAAAATG CGAACGAgtacatttaatattcttcAACAAGACAGAAGAGGACATACTTTTCAAGACGAAATTAGAAGAATATGTTCAACAAGATGAtcg attaCAAGTACTACACGTCCTGTCAAACGCGAGTTCAACGTGGAATGGCCTGAAAGGCAGAATCAGCTTtgatatactaaataaaatgattccTAAAGATTCAAACACTCATTTCGCTTGTCTCTGTGGACCTACGGAGTTCACGCACACCAGCGTAGatttgttaaagaaaattggTGTCAAAGACAATTCTATTCACGCATTTATTGGTTAG
- the LOC123712865 gene encoding homologous recombination OB-fold protein-like → MFESDDYDEVLSQLDFKEVDDTQKRILSPQDTQNLGINKNIAPALKNDFIKEVHVNPCLFDNNLSPKHTKRRLIDSHFDHKNKRKFPGPAGLLTGTLEETKDDAICQIELLSQDIDASQNYLNKGIFETPLWKRLLEDTSDFSCNTIKVIKQQALTGNLRRRKAEIVRGFIESIDRSAIDPLITLRDTTGHIKCTLHRDTWLHFSPYFISEYCALVLHKPTVLTTGSAFKKHYLNVTIKNISHIYSNTVVNETEELPDGFVKIVNEELTLIKHEKQYTGFDFSPSNEINEADILGDLEGEFSDIF, encoded by the exons ATGTTCGAATCTGATGATTACGATGAG gtACTATCGCAGTTAGACTTTAAAGAGGTCGATGATACACAAAAACGAATCCTATCGCCTCAAGATACTCAAAATTTGgggattaataaaaacatagcacctgcattaaaaaatgattttataaaagaggttCACGTAAATCCCTGcttatttgataataatttatcaccAAAACATACTAAAAGAAGACTTATAGACTCCCACTTTGATCACAagaacaaaagaaaatttccAGGACCGGCTGGATTACTTACTGGAACCTTAGAAGAAACAAAAGATGATGCGATTTGCCAAATTGAACTTTTATCTCAG GATATAGATGCGTCACAAAATTATCTCAACAAGGGAATATTTGAAACACCTTTATGGAAGAGACTTTTAGAAGATACCAGTGATTTTAGTTGCAATACTATAAAAGTGATTAAACAGCAAGCATTGACTGGGAATCTGAGGAGAAGAAAAGCAGAAATTGTGAGAGGATTTATTGAATCAATTGATAGATCTGCTATTGACCCTCTAATAACATTGAGAGATAcaacag GGCACATAAAATGTACACTACATAGAGATACCTGGTTGCATTTCTCACCCTACTTTATCTCGGAGTATTGTGCTTTAGTGTTACATAAACCTACGGTTCTTACAACTGGTAGTGCATTCAAGAAGCATTATCTCAATGTtacaataaagaatatttctCATATATACAGTAATACTGTTGTGAATGAAACTGAAGAATTACCTGATGGATTTGTAAAGATTGTAAATGAAGAGTTAACACTGATTAAACATGAAAAGCAATATACAG GATTTGATTTTTCACCaagtaatgaaataaatgaagCTGACATACTTGGTGACTTGGAAGGAGAGTTTTCAGACATTTTTTGA
- the LOC123713825 gene encoding cytochrome b5 reductase 4 isoform X3, whose protein sequence is MPCCGCWWNGSQRHRPPDSAAGNPRNKCALQPGHSLMDWIRLGNSGKDLTGVGGRVRPVSPSELSLHNTQNDAWLAIRGRVYNITHYLPYHPGGPEELMRGAGMDATELFDKVHPWVNYDSLLAKCLVGPLSFDRPDADELFNTPLSRSDKLREPSKAQLVRKSMENLANCITPVRKKITAKSEENVKGSPPSKIMQSLIQSSDLPVSISRRAAASPAKTDKSKDTPAQLRFDWIQTSVKLIISIYTGHLTNPGGSAKLSNGTLSVEVATDGWLRIFRLVPEASLKDPLQLKMYSESGKIEVIALKSECKVWKGCGGASFSDAIRITTPMKVECRVMDVSRVTHDTSLITLAPITGPVIVPLGHHVRVHHKQSDSECIRSYTPIGDGWDNSSNEFSCLKLAVKRYESGSLSPYLTSLGLGDVIALSGSYGNFRLQQLKPVKILYLIAAGTGVTPMLSLIRFALSRSNPKCERVHLIFFNKTEEDILFKTKLEEYVQQDDRLQVLHVLSNASSTWNGLKGRISFDILNKMIPKDSNTHFACLCGPTEFTHTSVDLLKKIGVKDNSIHAFIG, encoded by the exons gCAACCCTCGAAACAAATGTGCATTGCAACCAGGCCACAGTCTTATGGACTGGATTCGTTTAGGGAATTCAGGAAAGGATTTAACAGGTGTAGGTGGACGAGTGAGACCTGTATCACCTTCGGAACTATCATTGCATAATACTCAAA ATGACGCATGGTTGGCAATACGCGGacgtgtatataatataacccaCTACTTACCTTATCACCCTGGAG gtCCCGAAGAATTGATGCGCGGAGCCGGAATGGACGCTACAGAGCTCTTCGACAAGGTCCACCCGTGGGTCAACTACGATTCCTTATTAGCAAAATGCTTGGTCGGCCCGCTGTCTTTCGATAGACCAGACGCAGACGAATTATTCAACACGCCACTGTCACGCTCCGATAAGTTACGAGAGCCTTCAAAAGCTCAGCTAGTTAGAAAATCGATGGAGAATTTAGCTAATTGCATAACGCCGGTACGGAAAAAGATCACGGCGAAGAGCGAAGAAAATGTCAAAGGAAGTCCGCCGAGCAAAATTATGCAGAGCTTAATACAGTCCAGCGATTTGCCGGTATCGATTAGCCGTAGAGCAGCGGCGAGTCCTGCCAAGACGGATAAATCTAAGGACACTCCAGCTCAATTACGCTTCGATTGGATACAGACTTCAGTGAAACTtattatctctatatatacaGGACATTTAACCAATCCCGGTGGCTCTGCGAAGTTATCAAATGGTACTCTATCCGTTGAAGTGGCGACAGATGGTTGGCTTAGAATATTTAGGCTAGTCCCCGAAGCAAGTCTTAAAGATCCCCTTcaactaaaaatgtattcagAGAGCGGGAAAATTGAg gtaATAGCATTAAAGTCCGAGTGTAAGGTATGGAAAGGGTGTGGCGGGGCGTCTTTCAGTGATGCAATACGGATAACGACGCCAATGAAGGTGGAATGTCGTGTGATGGATGTTAGTAGAGTGACACACGATACAAGTTTAATAACTCTGGCCCCAATTACCGGCCCGGTTATAGTACCACTGGGGCACCATGTCAGAGTACATCATAAGCAATCAG ATTCCGAATGTATCCGATCGTACACACCCATTGGGGACGGATGGGATAATTCAAGCAATGAATTCAGCTGCCTGAAGTTAGCTGTCAAGCGCTACGAATCAGGCAGCCTCTCACCGTATCTGACGTCATTGGGGCTTGGTGACGTCATCGCTCTGTCGGGGTCCTACGGGAATTTTCGATTGCAGCAG TTAAAGCCtgtgaaaatattatacctCATAGCGGCGGGGACCGGCGTAACTCCAATGTTATCTTTAATACGCTTCGCGTTATCAAGGTCGAATCCAAAATG CGAACGAgtacatttaatattcttcAACAAGACAGAAGAGGACATACTTTTCAAGACGAAATTAGAAGAATATGTTCAACAAGATGAtcg attaCAAGTACTACACGTCCTGTCAAACGCGAGTTCAACGTGGAATGGCCTGAAAGGCAGAATCAGCTTtgatatactaaataaaatgattccTAAAGATTCAAACACTCATTTCGCTTGTCTCTGTGGACCTACGGAGTTCACGCACACCAGCGTAGatttgttaaagaaaattggTGTCAAAGACAATTCTATTCACGCATTTATTGGTTAG